The proteins below come from a single Bactrocera dorsalis isolate Fly_Bdor chromosome 5, ASM2337382v1, whole genome shotgun sequence genomic window:
- the LOC105231450 gene encoding pupal cuticle protein C1B, whose product MAFKFIAFSALLAVASAGVLHHPVSYAHVVNPAVDAVAATHQNVVRSFGGTVSQYSKNIETPYSSVHKSDTRISNNVYTPGVAKTVTYAAPAVTKTFVSAPSQTVYEHHEAAPAVYEHAEPAPTAAVYTHAAPVAKTVTYAAPAVAKTVTYAAPAVAKTVSYAAPVHQVYHHEAPVAKTVSYAAPAQVYQHEAAPVATTTYNHGPAATTYTHNSPSVAAYGSSQTVHYSPAEMVSHMSFDGFGTHWGF is encoded by the coding sequence ATGGCATTCAAATTCATTGCATTCTCAGCACTTTTGGCCGTCGCCAGCGCCGGTGTTTTACACCATCCCGTCAGCTATGCGCATGTTGTCAATCCCGCTGTGGATGCCGTCGCCGCGACACACCAAAACGTGGTACGCTCCTTCGGCGGTACTGTCTCCCAGTACTCGAAGAACATCGAAACCCCTTATTCCAGCGTACACAAATCGGACACCCGCATCAGCAACAACGTCTACACACCAGGCGTCGCTAAGACTGTCACCTACGCTGCACCGGCCGTGACGAAGACCTTCGTGAGTGCACCTTCGCAAACCGTTTATGAACACCATGAAGCCGCACCTGCCGTGTATGAACACGCCGAACCCGCACCAACCGCTGCTGTTTATACCCATGCCGCTCCAGTGGCCAAAACGGTGACTTATGCCGCGCCAGCTGTTGCCAAAACTGTGACTTATGCTGCGCCAGCTGTGGCCAAAACCGTCAGCTATGCCGCTCCCGTTCACCAGGTGTATCATCATGAGGCTCCTGTGGCCAAAACCGTGAGCTACGCTGCGCCAGCTCAAGTTTACCAGCATGAAGCTGCTCCAGTTGCTACCACCACCTACAACCATGGTCCAGCTGCCACCACTTACACCCACAATTCACCATCGGTCGCCGCTTATGGTTCCAGCCAGACTGTGCACTACTCACCCGCCGAGATGGTCTCGCACATGAGCTTCGATGGTTTCGGCACACACTGGGGATTCTAA